A single region of the Streptomyces virginiae genome encodes:
- a CDS encoding helix-turn-helix domain-containing protein codes for MPSPLSSAQAARSALATRLRHLRLDAGPAGHQLSLTCGRHPAKTSRIENTRALPSDADIRACARRAGPAARPST; via the coding sequence ATGCCCTCGCCCCTGTCCAGTGCCCAGGCCGCCCGTAGCGCGCTCGCCACGCGCCTGCGGCACCTGCGCCTGGACGCGGGCCCGGCCGGTCACCAACTGTCCCTCACGTGCGGCCGGCACCCGGCGAAGACCTCCCGGATCGAGAACACCCGTGCCCTGCCCTCCGACGCCGACATCCGCGCCTGTGCGCGGCGTGCGGGGCCGGCGGCCAGGCCGAGTACCTGA
- a CDS encoding response regulator transcription factor, translating into MTVTVVIADDQEMVRTGFRLILESHEGISVVGEASDGVEAVEAVRRLAPDVCLMDIRMPGLDGLEATRLLRTGPHVAASRTRIVIITTFDLDEYAYQALRAGANGFIVKNSGSRLLVEAVHAAARGESLISPSTTVRLLSHFNRLPAQRNTTQIQRLTPQELKVATLVARGRTNNEIATELNLAVSTIKSHLSRIQERLPARNRVEIAAWAWEHGLVS; encoded by the coding sequence GTGACTGTCACCGTCGTGATCGCCGACGACCAGGAGATGGTACGGACCGGATTCCGGCTGATCCTGGAGAGCCACGAGGGCATATCCGTGGTCGGTGAGGCGTCCGACGGGGTCGAAGCCGTCGAGGCCGTACGACGGCTCGCCCCCGATGTGTGCCTCATGGACATCCGGATGCCGGGTCTGGACGGCCTCGAGGCGACGAGACTGCTGCGGACCGGCCCTCATGTCGCGGCGTCCCGCACGAGGATCGTCATCATCACGACCTTCGACCTGGACGAATACGCCTACCAGGCGCTGCGTGCCGGGGCCAACGGCTTCATCGTCAAGAACTCGGGCTCGCGCCTGCTCGTGGAAGCGGTACACGCGGCGGCCCGGGGAGAGTCGCTCATCTCACCGTCCACCACGGTGCGGCTGCTGAGCCACTTCAACAGGCTTCCTGCCCAGCGGAACACGACACAGATCCAGCGGCTCACACCGCAGGAACTGAAGGTCGCCACCCTCGTCGCGCGCGGGCGCACCAACAACGAGATCGCCACCGAGCTGAATCTGGCCGTCAGCACCATCAAGAGTCACCTGAGCCGGATCCAGGAGAGGCTCCCGGCCCGCAACCGTGTGGAGATCGCGGCTTGGGCCTGGGAGCACGGCCTCGTGTCCTGA
- a CDS encoding winged helix-turn-helix transcriptional regulator has translation MRTYGQYCGIAKSLDTIGDRWTLLIVRELLALGPCRHTDLRNGLPGIASNLLVDRLRELEEAGLIHREAAPPPVATTLFSLTERGRELEPVLRELSRWGIPLLREPAGSDTFRTHWLDMPARALTDHRPDQPAIALQLHADGNEDLVIEVKDGSVHTHAGRVDHPTASLTGPPHLLAATLLGDLDLNAAVQQGLRLSGEREAVLRILPR, from the coding sequence ATGCGCACCTACGGGCAGTACTGCGGCATCGCGAAATCACTGGACACGATCGGCGACCGATGGACCCTGCTGATCGTCCGCGAACTGCTCGCCCTGGGTCCGTGCCGGCACACCGACCTGCGCAACGGGCTGCCCGGGATCGCCAGCAACCTGCTGGTCGACCGGCTCCGCGAACTCGAGGAAGCCGGCCTGATCCACCGCGAGGCCGCCCCGCCGCCGGTGGCCACCACCCTGTTCTCCCTCACCGAGCGTGGCCGCGAGCTGGAGCCGGTGCTGCGGGAACTGAGCCGATGGGGAATTCCGCTGTTGCGTGAGCCGGCCGGCAGCGACACCTTCCGCACCCACTGGCTGGACATGCCCGCCAGGGCACTGACCGACCACCGCCCCGACCAGCCGGCAATCGCCCTGCAACTGCACGCCGACGGCAACGAAGACCTGGTCATCGAAGTCAAGGACGGCTCTGTGCACACCCACGCCGGCCGGGTCGACCACCCCACCGCGTCACTGACCGGACCGCCGCACCTGCTCGCCGCGACCCTGCTCGGCGACCTCGATCTGAACGCCGCAGTACAGCAAGGCCTGCGGCTCAGCGGCGAACGCGAGGCAGTACTGCGCATCCTGCCCCGCTGA
- a CDS encoding multidrug effflux MFS transporter has protein sequence MSNDAAGRHTQFIVLLAALVALGPLSIDGYLPGLPDLAGDLRAGAAATQLTITACLAGLAIGQLIAGPLSDTYGRRRPLLAGLALYTIASALCAVAPDVRTLIGLRLVQGIGGAFGIVIANAMVRDRTSGTRTARLFSALTLITGLAPVLAPVLGGQLLRVTAWPGIFLSLAVLGAVMLAASAAGLPETRPSASRRPLPAVVGQLLSDRVFTGYVLANGLVFAAMFAYISGSPFVLQEIHGLSPQQYSAVFAVNAAGLIAAAQINGRLVARAGARMLLLAGLLGATAGGTTVLGAVLTRAPLPVLLIGLFVLVSSVGLVMPNASAQALADHGGHAGSAAALLGFSQFMFGAALAPLAGAGGATDALPMGIIVAVLPALALLTLGVLTRSMPGERTRRPARQGRAGHRRPRRHIDRRRAGIR, from the coding sequence ATGAGCAACGACGCCGCCGGCCGGCACACCCAATTCATCGTCCTGCTCGCAGCGCTCGTGGCCCTGGGACCACTGTCCATCGACGGCTACCTGCCCGGGCTGCCGGACCTCGCCGGCGACCTGCGCGCCGGAGCCGCGGCCACCCAGCTCACCATCACCGCCTGTCTGGCCGGGCTGGCCATCGGGCAGCTGATCGCCGGGCCGCTGAGCGACACCTACGGCCGGCGGCGTCCGTTGCTGGCGGGCCTCGCCCTCTACACGATCGCCAGCGCGCTCTGCGCGGTGGCACCCGACGTCCGGACACTCATCGGCCTACGCCTGGTCCAGGGCATCGGCGGGGCGTTCGGCATCGTCATCGCCAACGCCATGGTCCGCGACCGCACCTCCGGAACCCGCACCGCACGTCTCTTCTCCGCACTGACCTTGATCACCGGCCTGGCACCGGTGCTCGCGCCGGTCCTCGGCGGCCAGCTACTGCGCGTCACGGCCTGGCCGGGGATCTTCCTGAGCCTGGCCGTACTCGGCGCCGTGATGCTGGCGGCCTCCGCCGCAGGACTGCCGGAGACCCGGCCCTCCGCATCACGCCGGCCGCTGCCGGCTGTCGTCGGGCAGCTGCTCAGCGACCGGGTCTTCACCGGGTACGTCCTGGCCAACGGCCTGGTCTTCGCGGCGATGTTCGCCTATATCTCCGGCTCGCCGTTCGTCCTGCAGGAAATCCACGGCCTGTCACCGCAGCAGTACAGCGCCGTGTTCGCCGTCAACGCCGCCGGACTCATTGCGGCCGCCCAGATCAACGGCCGGCTGGTGGCCCGGGCCGGCGCCCGCATGCTGCTGCTCGCCGGTCTGCTGGGCGCGACAGCCGGTGGCACCACGGTCCTGGGCGCGGTGCTGACACGGGCACCCCTGCCCGTGCTCCTGATCGGCCTGTTCGTCCTGGTCTCCAGCGTGGGCCTGGTCATGCCGAACGCCTCGGCCCAGGCCCTGGCCGACCACGGCGGACACGCCGGGTCGGCAGCCGCTCTGCTCGGCTTCAGCCAGTTCATGTTCGGCGCGGCACTTGCTCCGCTGGCCGGCGCGGGTGGCGCCACCGACGCCTTGCCGATGGGAATCATCGTCGCCGTGCTGCCGGCACTCGCTCTGCTCACACTCGGCGTCCTCACCCGGTCGATGCCCGGTGAGCGCACTCGCAGACCGGCTCGCCAAGGACGTGCCGGGCACCGGCGACCGCGCCGGCACATCGATCGCAGACGAGCCGGCATCCGGTGA
- a CDS encoding NAD(P)-dependent oxidoreductase, with the protein MKIVLFGAGGNIGRPTTEELLRRGHTVTAVTRAGHVDGLEHKALTVTTGDVTDPAAVAGLAASHDAVLSAVGPRIGQENDRATIVGAARALIDGLRRTGITRLVTIGGAGSLRTPTGARVMDDPDFPALWKANAEAQSEALDLYRSVHDLDWTYVSPAAVIGAGERTGAYRSAGDTLLTDDDGNSRISYADYAIALADTIESGTAIRRRITVAY; encoded by the coding sequence ATGAAGATCGTCCTGTTCGGTGCCGGCGGCAACATCGGCCGGCCCACCACCGAGGAACTACTGCGGCGCGGCCACACCGTCACCGCGGTCACCCGAGCCGGCCACGTCGACGGCCTCGAGCACAAGGCCCTGACCGTGACCACCGGTGACGTCACCGACCCCGCCGCGGTCGCCGGCCTCGCCGCCTCCCACGACGCCGTACTGTCGGCCGTCGGTCCCCGGATCGGCCAGGAGAACGACCGCGCCACGATCGTCGGTGCCGCCCGTGCGCTGATCGACGGACTCCGCCGAACCGGCATCACCCGCCTGGTCACCATCGGCGGTGCCGGTAGCCTGCGCACGCCGACCGGCGCCCGGGTCATGGACGACCCGGACTTCCCCGCGCTGTGGAAGGCCAATGCCGAGGCCCAGTCCGAAGCTCTCGACCTCTACCGCAGCGTGCACGACCTCGACTGGACGTACGTGTCGCCCGCCGCGGTCATCGGAGCGGGCGAGCGGACCGGGGCCTACCGCAGCGCCGGGGACACCCTGCTCACCGACGACGACGGCAACAGCCGCATCTCGTACGCCGACTACGCGATCGCCTTGGCCGACACGATCGAGAGCGGCACCGCGATCCGCCGCCGCATCACCGTGGCGTACTGA
- a CDS encoding MBL fold metallo-hydrolase: MTTTLSVRRLAWAGVEIRLGDTRLLIDPLENVAPLAPVMGPPHRPVDPVDTPPGTHALITHLHPDHYDHDLIARIAATGTIGCHTPSAAALHKAGITPVAQDLSQSRRIGELTVTPVTSLDWRGNDCDQVAWVVEGAGRRVIHCGDTQWHGSWWQIARDHGPFDVAFVPVNGVIAHFEGYAANVPATMTPEQGVEAAVALGADTVCAIHYGLFHNPPFYTEQPDIEQRFQHAADERGITAAIVADGQPVL; the protein is encoded by the coding sequence ATGACCACCACCCTTTCCGTGCGTCGGCTGGCCTGGGCCGGCGTCGAGATCCGTCTCGGCGACACCCGCCTGCTGATCGACCCGCTCGAGAACGTCGCTCCGCTGGCGCCGGTGATGGGGCCGCCGCACCGGCCGGTCGACCCGGTCGACACCCCGCCCGGCACCCACGCCCTCATCACCCACCTGCACCCCGACCACTACGACCACGACCTGATCGCCCGGATCGCGGCCACCGGCACGATCGGCTGCCACACCCCGAGCGCGGCGGCGCTGCACAAGGCGGGCATCACCCCCGTTGCCCAGGACCTGAGCCAGTCACGCCGCATCGGAGAGCTGACCGTCACCCCGGTGACCTCGCTGGACTGGCGCGGCAACGACTGTGACCAGGTCGCCTGGGTCGTCGAAGGCGCCGGCCGGCGGGTCATCCACTGCGGCGACACCCAGTGGCACGGCAGCTGGTGGCAGATCGCCCGCGACCACGGCCCGTTCGACGTCGCGTTCGTCCCGGTCAACGGCGTCATCGCCCACTTCGAGGGCTACGCGGCCAACGTCCCGGCGACCATGACCCCCGAGCAGGGCGTCGAGGCCGCCGTCGCACTCGGCGCCGACACCGTCTGCGCCATCCACTACGGCCTGTTCCACAACCCGCCGTTCTACACCGAACAACCCGACATCGAGCAGCGCTTCCAGCACGCCGCCGACGAGCGGGGCATCACCGCGGCCATCGTCGCCGACGGCCAGCCCGTCCTGTGA
- a CDS encoding TetR/AcrR family transcriptional regulator, translating into MGRPRTNDDAVKERLVECATEMLATRPRDSVTVRAVAAAAEASTTAVYSLFGGKDGLIGAVRDRAVAGLFQDVSALQTSADPLSDLYTLAVTYRRWGREHSHLYTVLFGGVQAFDPSGEVGAGDPIRPLLAAIDRALTASVLAGDATEIALSIWATLHGLVTLELAGALDATTADAAFRSSIQATLRGWTTAEVFRGLRQAELAR; encoded by the coding sequence GTGGGTAGGCCCAGAACGAACGACGACGCCGTCAAAGAGCGGCTTGTGGAGTGCGCGACCGAGATGCTCGCCACCCGGCCGCGGGATTCGGTGACGGTCCGCGCCGTGGCCGCTGCCGCCGAGGCGTCGACGACGGCGGTGTACTCCCTGTTCGGTGGAAAGGACGGTCTGATCGGCGCAGTGCGCGACAGGGCCGTCGCCGGCCTGTTCCAGGACGTGTCGGCGTTGCAGACCTCAGCGGACCCTCTCTCCGACCTCTACACGCTGGCCGTCACCTACCGTCGTTGGGGGCGCGAACACAGCCACCTGTACACAGTGCTGTTCGGTGGCGTGCAAGCCTTCGACCCGTCGGGGGAGGTCGGTGCCGGTGACCCGATCCGCCCGCTCCTCGCGGCGATCGATCGCGCCTTGACCGCGTCCGTCCTCGCCGGCGACGCAACGGAGATCGCCCTGTCGATCTGGGCCACCCTGCACGGGCTCGTGACGCTCGAACTGGCCGGGGCCCTCGACGCCACCACGGCCGACGCCGCATTCCGCTCGTCGATTCAGGCCACGCTGCGCGGCTGGACGACCGCGGAGGTGTTCCGCGGTCTTCGCCAGGCCGAGCTCGCTCGTTGA
- a CDS encoding Scr1 family TA system antitoxin-like transcriptional regulator — MPCPPTPTSAPVRGVRGRRPGRVPDRRRPQCHLLVRGVETPQPGRAGQSSAGDRPPGRADPRLPVVLLPRLPGLLQTPAYAAAVIAAYGTFHRTADDVEAAAAARVKRSKVLHKRGRRFAFLIEESVLHSRITDPDTTGDGHHRPAVPAPAERCRRQAPRRRALRRPHHRETASHPGSAHLRPEAGSHGVSVCSSTPLPFPRRRGGPV; from the coding sequence GTGCCCTGCCCTCCGACGCCGACATCCGCGCCTGTGCGCGGCGTGCGGGGCCGGCGGCCAGGCCGAGTACCTGATCGCCGCCGCCCGCAGTGCCACCTCCTTGTACGCGGAGTGGAAACGCCTCAACCCGGCCGGGCCGGCCAATCTTCAGCAGGAGATCGTCCCCCTGGTCGAGCGGACCCGCGCCTTCCGGTTGTACTGCTCCCACGTCTGCCCGGCCTGCTCCAGACCCCCGCGTACGCGGCTGCCGTCATCGCCGCTTACGGCACGTTCCACCGGACGGCCGACGACGTCGAGGCCGCCGCGGCGGCCCGGGTCAAGCGCTCGAAGGTCCTGCACAAACGCGGCCGCCGGTTCGCGTTCCTCATCGAGGAGTCCGTCCTGCACTCCCGCATCACCGACCCCGACACCACCGGCGATGGCCATCATCGACCGGCCGTCCCTGCGCCCGCTGAACGCTGTCGTCGGCAAGCCCCACGCCGCCGCGCTCTGCGGCGACCACACCACCGCGAGACAGCTTCTCACCCGGGGTCGGCACATCTCCGACCAGAGGCCGGCTCCCACGGGGTGAGTGTCTGTTCGAGTACGCCGCTACCGTTTCCCCGTCGTCGGGGTGGCCCGGTCTGA
- a CDS encoding helix-turn-helix domain-containing protein, protein MASDDVRQTLAAMGPRLRVVRERRGVTLADVSRATGISPSTLSRIETGRRKPTLEVVLQLAKEYAVALDELAGTAPVPVAEPRSTAPHSFGDDKAVLPLTSYVGGLHAHKHVLPAVAEPPGRPRQVSHEGYEWLCVLYGRLWLALGNQDLVLTAGEIVEFDTRTPHGVANAGSAGPVEYLIMFGPQGERPRLRTPPAAGRGTGDRKAAE, encoded by the coding sequence GTGGCAAGTGACGATGTGCGCCAGACGTTGGCGGCGATGGGTCCGCGGCTGCGGGTCGTGCGCGAGCGCCGGGGCGTCACACTCGCCGATGTCAGCCGCGCGACCGGCATCTCGCCCAGCACGCTGTCGCGGATCGAGACCGGTCGGCGCAAGCCCACCCTGGAGGTGGTGCTGCAATTGGCGAAGGAATACGCAGTCGCCCTGGACGAACTGGCCGGCACCGCACCTGTCCCTGTGGCCGAGCCCCGCAGCACGGCGCCGCACAGCTTCGGCGACGACAAGGCGGTGTTGCCACTGACCTCATACGTCGGCGGCCTGCACGCTCACAAGCATGTCCTGCCTGCCGTCGCAGAGCCGCCCGGACGGCCCCGACAGGTGTCCCACGAGGGCTACGAGTGGCTGTGCGTCCTGTACGGGCGGTTGTGGCTCGCACTCGGAAACCAGGATCTCGTCCTGACTGCCGGGGAGATCGTCGAGTTCGACACCCGCACCCCTCACGGAGTCGCGAACGCCGGATCCGCCGGACCGGTCGAGTATCTGATCATGTTCGGGCCTCAAGGAGAACGTCCACGGCTGCGGACCCCGCCGGCCGCCGGCCGCGGGACCGGTGACAGGAAGGCAGCTGAATGA
- a CDS encoding sensor histidine kinase has translation MPPPLRLPPPLRLPLPAALTSPELAAGLLAVLLLAVDTGVVSRTRLGLAVVGCEVLVCCAVAAVSRSLRRGRHGTACALTTGASALSLLVTSMVQESVLQRTPGWAELAGLLLLMCVTCRYSRRLPLVLSAAALLAATTRLGQRAPGLSDVPLLSPLDGFLTLLPAAFALLGVYLRAEDRRRRSTAEQVRQAERLELARDLHDHVAHHVTAIIVQAQAGEHIAERDAATARRLFSDIERTGQDGLVAMSRMVRLLRDPGTREQAAPTTPALTRVGDLVRRADTPEQRTWLTVSEEVDSTTWSPQLAKSVERLVQEGLTNVRKHARGATSVHVLLGSEGDRVVIRVRDNATGSHRARPRFRPSGFGLIGLTERLTELGGELNCGPMPEGGWELDASIPLK, from the coding sequence ATGCCGCCCCCGCTCCGTCTCCCGCCCCCGCTCCGTCTCCCCCTCCCGGCCGCCCTCACCTCTCCCGAGCTCGCGGCCGGCCTCCTCGCCGTCCTGCTCCTGGCGGTCGATACGGGTGTGGTCAGCAGGACCAGGCTCGGACTGGCCGTCGTGGGCTGTGAGGTACTCGTCTGCTGCGCGGTGGCCGCCGTGTCCCGCAGCCTTCGCCGCGGCCGGCACGGGACGGCCTGCGCCCTGACCACAGGCGCTTCCGCCCTCTCGCTGCTGGTGACGTCGATGGTGCAGGAGTCCGTACTGCAGCGGACCCCCGGCTGGGCCGAGTTGGCCGGACTGCTCCTCCTGATGTGCGTGACCTGCCGCTACAGCCGCAGACTGCCGCTGGTGCTCTCCGCGGCCGCGCTCCTTGCCGCGACGACGCGGCTGGGCCAGCGGGCACCCGGGCTTTCGGACGTGCCGTTGCTCAGCCCCCTGGACGGGTTCCTCACCCTGCTGCCGGCAGCGTTCGCCCTGTTGGGCGTGTATCTGCGCGCCGAGGACCGCCGACGGCGCTCGACGGCCGAGCAGGTGCGACAGGCCGAACGACTGGAGCTGGCGCGCGATCTGCATGACCATGTCGCCCATCACGTCACGGCCATCATCGTGCAGGCCCAGGCGGGCGAACACATCGCGGAACGGGATGCCGCCACCGCCCGCCGGCTGTTCTCCGACATCGAGCGGACCGGTCAGGACGGGCTCGTGGCCATGAGCCGTATGGTGCGGCTGCTGCGCGACCCCGGTACCCGCGAGCAAGCCGCCCCGACCACGCCGGCACTGACCAGGGTCGGCGATCTGGTACGCCGTGCCGACACACCGGAACAGCGCACCTGGCTGACCGTCTCCGAGGAGGTCGACAGCACCACGTGGTCGCCGCAACTGGCCAAGTCGGTCGAGAGGCTGGTGCAGGAAGGCCTGACCAACGTCCGTAAGCACGCCCGCGGCGCCACCTCCGTGCACGTCCTGCTCGGGAGCGAAGGGGACCGCGTCGTCATACGGGTACGGGACAACGCGACCGGAAGCCACCGCGCACGCCCACGATTCCGCCCCAGTGGCTTCGGCCTGATCGGGCTGACCGAACGGCTCACCGAACTGGGTGGCGAGCTCAACTGCGGCCCCATGCCCGAGGGCGGCTGGGAGCTGGACGCCTCGATACCCCTGAAGTAG
- a CDS encoding TspO/MBR family protein, whose amino-acid sequence MRLISEHSSSVAPSGSWKRYTVAAAAVAAAATAGAVAVDADSDWYRSLRKPAWQPPSWAFGLVWTPLYASIAFAAGHALGRAQGRERAGTAALFGVNLVLNAGWTWLFFRRRSPRAALAGTLVLDLSNAALIRCTARVDLVAARALLPYTAWCAFATALNASLTRRNP is encoded by the coding sequence ATGAGGCTGATCAGTGAGCACTCCAGTTCCGTTGCACCATCCGGTTCTTGGAAGCGGTACACCGTAGCCGCCGCCGCGGTAGCGGCGGCCGCCACGGCGGGCGCTGTGGCCGTCGATGCGGACAGCGACTGGTACCGCAGTCTGCGCAAGCCTGCCTGGCAGCCACCGTCGTGGGCGTTCGGCCTGGTGTGGACGCCGTTGTATGCGTCGATCGCCTTCGCCGCCGGCCACGCGCTCGGCCGCGCCCAAGGGCGGGAGCGGGCCGGCACCGCTGCCTTGTTCGGGGTGAACCTTGTTCTCAACGCCGGATGGACCTGGCTGTTCTTCCGACGCCGCAGCCCGCGGGCCGCGCTGGCCGGCACGCTGGTACTCGACCTCAGCAACGCCGCACTCATCCGCTGCACAGCACGAGTCGACCTGGTCGCCGCCCGCGCCTTGCTGCCCTACACCGCCTGGTGCGCCTTCGCCACCGCCCTGAACGCCTCACTCACCCGCCGCAACCCCTGA
- a CDS encoding RNA-guided endonuclease InsQ/TnpB family protein gives MKLVTQVKLLPEADQAAALRSTLRTVNEAANWVSGVAFEQGVPREYELRKHTYAELKARGLGAQAAQDVIKKTRDAYTTLKANIKAGNYGKPGSKRRTKAESKPISFRPQAAQPFDDRCLSWQYDAGAVSIWTVAGRLKNVRFACSPDALKMLREHRKGESDLIERDGVFYLVAVCDIPEPELHEPDGFVGVDLGIVNLATTSTGYRAAGRGLNRHRARQIELRRKLQAKGTQSAKRLLKKRSRKEARHTADINHIVSKTIVTTAERTGHGIALEDLTGIRSRVRLRKDQRTSLHSWVFAQLAAFTEYKAKRAGVPLVYVDPAYTSQQCSECGHIDRRNRRSQATFACRACGFLANADDNASHNIARKGVTVWTAGRESRVPAIP, from the coding sequence ATGAAACTCGTGACGCAGGTGAAGCTGTTGCCGGAGGCCGACCAGGCCGCCGCCCTGCGCTCCACCCTGCGCACGGTCAACGAGGCCGCGAACTGGGTATCCGGTGTGGCGTTCGAGCAGGGCGTTCCGCGTGAGTACGAGCTGCGGAAGCACACCTATGCGGAGTTGAAGGCGCGGGGGCTGGGGGCGCAGGCCGCTCAGGACGTCATCAAGAAGACCCGCGACGCCTACACCACGCTCAAGGCGAACATCAAGGCCGGTAATTACGGCAAGCCGGGTTCGAAGCGCCGGACCAAGGCGGAGTCAAAGCCGATCAGCTTCCGGCCGCAGGCGGCGCAGCCGTTCGACGACCGGTGTCTGTCGTGGCAGTACGACGCCGGGGCGGTGTCGATCTGGACGGTGGCAGGCCGACTGAAGAACGTCCGCTTCGCCTGCTCCCCGGACGCCCTGAAGATGCTGCGCGAGCACCGCAAGGGCGAGTCCGACCTGATCGAACGCGACGGCGTGTTCTACCTCGTCGCGGTCTGCGACATTCCCGAGCCGGAGCTGCACGAGCCGGACGGGTTCGTCGGCGTCGATCTCGGCATCGTCAACCTCGCCACCACCTCGACCGGCTACCGAGCCGCAGGGCGTGGCCTGAACCGGCACCGGGCCCGGCAGATCGAACTCCGCCGCAAGCTCCAGGCCAAGGGAACCCAGTCCGCGAAGCGCCTCCTCAAGAAGCGCTCGCGGAAGGAAGCCCGGCACACCGCCGACATCAACCACATCGTCTCGAAGACGATCGTCACCACCGCTGAACGCACCGGCCACGGAATAGCCCTCGAAGACTTGACGGGCATCCGCAGCCGGGTACGGCTCCGCAAGGACCAGCGGACTTCACTGCACTCGTGGGTCTTCGCCCAGCTCGCCGCCTTCACCGAGTACAAGGCGAAGCGGGCCGGCGTGCCGTTGGTGTACGTCGATCCGGCGTACACCAGCCAGCAGTGCTCCGAGTGTGGCCACATCGACCGGCGCAACCGCCGGTCACAAGCGACGTTCGCGTGCCGAGCCTGCGGGTTCCTGGCGAACGCGGACGACAACGCGTCCCACAACATCGCCCGCAAGGGCGTAACCGTGTGGACCGCGGGGCGTGAGTCACGCGTCCCTGCCATCCCATAA
- a CDS encoding alpha/beta hydrolase encodes MPEPAIRLVRLTGRLLLALAAVATPVVVFLVLIALTDGAGSGLAAWFTTLGAGTVLALWRGRNRTWPARLVPFLPVIVAAALTATVCIPTVPTARRYPPALPSVDGQHWNLATGSRVAVYHYPPANPGPRHPVPFVYLHGGPVRGISVQDHRFLQLLAHQGYDVYAYEQAGGGRSDLLPMDQYTISRSVRDLAAFVDRLDKGKVDILGFSGGGVVLTRALADPSVAARLHRAIVAEPGPMDGPTAHITGHKGRASARSLAPAPTGPRSTHVPRYAVAFGLMRLGLLTPDTGLIGQAEGDNAFTVADLGSDTASAYCARDAHRIPSEDTTQNFSFSPAASLRVQQTVKASPSIAPLLRQSRTPAMLMIAECSSQVRKWATAVLADDPAIQRTQYMPGVGHHMWNGLDDNNHRAAAVINAFLQDEPAPLPNHPTRDEIPTFLRDHK; translated from the coding sequence GTGCCCGAGCCCGCCATACGTCTTGTCCGCCTCACCGGACGCTTACTCCTGGCCCTGGCCGCCGTCGCGACGCCGGTCGTCGTCTTTCTCGTACTGATCGCCCTCACGGACGGGGCAGGTTCGGGGCTCGCCGCGTGGTTCACAACCCTCGGGGCCGGGACTGTCCTTGCGCTGTGGCGGGGCCGGAACCGCACCTGGCCCGCGCGGCTCGTGCCGTTCCTGCCGGTGATCGTCGCGGCAGCGTTGACGGCGACGGTCTGCATCCCGACCGTGCCGACGGCCCGGCGATACCCGCCCGCGCTGCCGTCCGTGGATGGTCAACACTGGAACCTGGCCACAGGCAGCCGAGTCGCGGTCTATCACTACCCGCCCGCCAACCCCGGCCCCCGGCATCCCGTCCCGTTCGTGTACCTCCACGGAGGCCCCGTCCGCGGCATCTCCGTGCAAGACCACCGGTTCCTGCAACTCCTGGCACACCAGGGCTACGACGTCTACGCCTACGAACAGGCCGGCGGCGGACGAAGCGACCTGCTCCCCATGGACCAGTACACGATCTCCAGGTCGGTCCGTGACCTCGCCGCCTTCGTCGACCGCCTGGACAAGGGCAAGGTCGACATCCTCGGATTCTCCGGAGGCGGAGTCGTACTCACCCGAGCCCTGGCGGACCCCAGCGTCGCCGCACGCCTGCACCGGGCGATCGTTGCCGAGCCCGGACCCATGGACGGCCCCACCGCACACATCACCGGGCACAAGGGCCGAGCATCCGCACGGAGCCTCGCACCAGCCCCGACCGGACCGCGATCGACGCACGTCCCCCGTTACGCCGTGGCATTCGGCCTCATGCGACTCGGACTCCTCACCCCCGACACCGGACTGATCGGACAGGCCGAAGGCGACAACGCCTTCACCGTCGCAGACCTCGGCAGCGACACCGCATCCGCCTACTGCGCGCGCGACGCGCACCGCATCCCCTCCGAGGACACCACACAGAACTTCTCCTTCAGCCCCGCCGCCAGCCTCCGCGTCCAGCAGACGGTCAAGGCCTCGCCCTCCATCGCACCGCTACTGAGGCAGTCCCGGACCCCCGCGATGCTGATGATCGCCGAATGCTCCTCCCAGGTCCGTAAATGGGCGACCGCCGTCCTCGCCGATGACCCCGCCATCCAGCGCACGCAGTACATGCCCGGAGTGGGACACCACATGTGGAACGGCCTCGACGACAACAACCACCGAGCCGCCGCCGTCATCAACGCCTTCCTCCAGGACGAGCCGGCGCCCCTGCCGAACCACCCGACCCGCGACGAGATCCCCACCTTCCTGCGCGACCACAAATGA